One window of the Alligator mississippiensis isolate rAllMis1 chromosome 5, rAllMis1, whole genome shotgun sequence genome contains the following:
- the HOXA2 gene encoding homeobox protein Hox-A2: MNFEFEREIGFINSQPSLAECLTSFPPVGDTFQSSSIKNSTLSHSTLIPPPFEQTIPSLNPGSHPRHGSSSRPRQSPNGSSSSPVPTGALQPPEYPWMKEKKASKKTALPLATASASATGPACLSHKDSLEIPDSGNGGSRRLRTAYTNTQLLELEKEFHFNKYLCRPRRVEIAALLDLTERQVKVWFQNRRMKHKRQTQCKENQNSEGKFKSLEDTEKAEEEEEKSLFEQALNNVSGALLEREGYTFQQNALSQQQAQNVHNGESQSFPVSPLTSNEKNLKHFQHQSPTVQNCLSTMAQNCAAGLNNDSPEALDVPSLQDFNVFSTDSCLQLSDAVSPSLPGSLDSPVDISADSFDFFTDTLTTIDLQHLNY, encoded by the exons ATGAATTTCGAATTTGAGCGAGAGATTGGTTTTATCAATAGTCAGCCATCGCTTGCTGAGTGCCTGACATCTTTTCCCCCTGTCGGTGATACATTTCAAAGTTCATCAATCAAGAACTCGACGCTTTCACACTCGACACTGATTCCTCCTCCTTTTGAGCAGACCATCCCCAGCCTGAACCCAGGCAGCCACCCTCGCcacggcagcagcagccgccccaGGCAGAgccccaatggcagcagcagcagcccggtGCCAACGGGCGCCCTGCAGCCTCCGGAGTACCCCTGGATGAAAGAGAAAAAAGCCTCCAAGAAAACTGCCCTCCCGCTTGCCACGGCCTCAGCCTCCGCCACTGGACCAGCCTGCCTGAGCCACAAAG ACTCCCTTGAAATCCCCGATAGTGGGAACGGTGGCTCCAGGAGGCTGAGGACGGCTTACACCAACACCCAGCTCTTGGAGCTGGAAAAAGAATTTCATTTCAACAAGTATCTCTGCAGACCGAGGAGGGTCGAGATTGCAGCCTTGCTGGATTTGACTGAGAGACAAGTCAAAGTCTGGTTCCAGAACAGGAGGATGAAGCACAAGAGACAGACCCAGTGTAAGGAGAACCAAAACAGTGAGGGGAAATTTAAGAGTTTAGAGGACACCGAAAaagcagaagaggaagaggagaaatCCCTCTTTGAACAAGCCCTCAATAATGTCTCAGGGGCTCTTTTGGAAAGGGAAGGCTACACTTTTCAGCAAAATGCACTATCTCAACAGCAGGCTCAGAATGTACACAATGGAGAGTCCCAAAGTTTCCCAGTTTCGCCTTTAACAAGCAATGAGAAAAATCTGAAACATTTTCAGCATCAGTCACCCACTGTTCAGAACTGCCTATCAACAATGGCCCAGAACTGTGCAGCTGGCCTGAACAATGACAGTCCTGAGGCCCTGGATGTCCCTTCTTTACAGGACTTTAACGTTTTCTCCACAGATTCCTGCCTACAGCTTTCAGATGCAGTTTCCCCCAGTTTGCCAGGATCTCTGGACAGTCCTGTAGATATCTCTGCTGACAGTTTTGACTTTTTTACAGACACACTCACCACAATTGACTTGCAGCACCTGAATTACTGA